The proteins below come from a single Bombyx mori chromosome 7, ASM3026992v2 genomic window:
- the LOC101743395 gene encoding large ribosomal subunit protein mL45 isoform X1, whose product MANSVLLKFSALRLTPALMCNQQSRTTTTKHHNPKFKKERAQKFLKIDLPDFNEDHTSYPPHKLRQKMKEKGVLPPRPWMERPFYISATGGVFEAYVPPEGDGKASIVSTSRAKQTVELLEKKSKSMMAIRKIKSFDEDYDSKKFISHAQDIYIKAHESLVNNDKRALRLYVTEKAYSEFRHNSHLKTIRWKFLESLEPPRVVHARCTDVISKENIFGQVTVRFHTRQQLAVYDRFGRLIHGSEILAKDVLEYIVFEKHLSNLYGTWRVHEKIIPDWAPPKEPSKLTRVMPDPEPEGPPPDTVAEAPEPPAIEAK is encoded by the exons atggcTAACTCAGTACTATTAAAG TTTTCCGCCTTAAGGTTAACCCCTGCATTGATGTGCAATCAGCAATCTCGCACAACCACAACGAAACATCATAACCCGAAGTTTAAAAAGGAACGTGCTCAGAAATTCCTTAAGATAGACCTTCCAGATTTTAATGAAGACCACACGTCTTATCCACCACATAAACTGCGGCAGAAGATGAAGGAGAAGGGTGTTTTGCCACCAAGACCGTGGATGGAGCGTCCATTCTATATATCTGCTACAG GTGGAGTCTTTGAAGCATATGTCCCACCAGAAGGCGACGGTAAAGCCTCTATAGTATCAACTTCACGTGCCAAACAAACAGTAGAGCTTTTAGAAAAGAAATCAAAATCAATGATGGCAATACGTAAGATTAAATCGTTTGATGAAGATTATGACTCCAAAAAATTCATCTCACATGCTCAGGATATTTACATAAAAGCTCACGAAAGCTTGGTGAATAACGATAAGAGAGCATTGAGATTATATGTAACAGAGAAAGCTTATTCTGAGTTTAGACACAACAGTCACTTGAAGACAATCAGATGGAAGTTCCTTGAGTCATTGGAACCTCCGAGGGTGGTACATGCGCGATGCACAGATGTTATCAGTAAAGAGAACATATTTGGGCAG GTGACGGTCCGGTTCCACACGCGCCAGCAGCTGGCCGTGTACGATCGCTTCGGCCGCCTTATCCACGGCAGCGAGATCCTGGCCAAAGACGTCCTGGAGTACATAGTCTTCGAGAAGCACCTCTCCAACCTGTACGGCACTTGGAGAGTGCACGAAAAGATCATCCCGGACTGGGCGCCGCCTAAGGAGCCCTCGAAGCTGACGAGGGTCATGCCCGACCCGGAGCCCGAAGGCCCGCCGCCCGATACAGTAGCAGAAGCGCCCGAGCCGCCGGCCATTGAAGCGAAGTAG
- the LOC778502 gene encoding eukaryotic initiation factor 5C isoform X1 — MSQKVEKPVLSGQRIKTRKRDEKEKYDPNGFRDALVQGLERAGGDLDAAYKYLDSAGSKLDYRRYGEVIFDVLIAGGLLLPGGSVSMDGESPKTNTCIFSANEDMDTMRNFEQVFVKLMRRYKYLEKMFEEEMKKVLVYLKGFDPEQRIKLARMTALWIGNGCVPPSVLLVLVNEHLLKDNLALDFVLEVFAIIKQERGVTSLVTALKKGQLEGRLLEFLPLNRRSEEALGAAFSSRGLAELLRLHRAQASQEARRELTASLLEQLAEEKVIRDVITDLREMAQRHHIPDHDVVTIVWQCVMSRGEWNKKEELIAEQAAKHLRHYTPLLAAFAQSARAELALLTKVQEYCYENMSFMRAFSKLVVMLYKTSVLSEEVILKWYKDTSSSKGKVMFLDQMKKFVDWLQNAEEESESGEEED; from the exons ATGAGTCAGAAGGTAGAAAAACCAGTATTATCGGGTCAACGGATCAAGACCAGAAAAAGAG atGAGAAAGAGAAGTATGACCCGAACGGTTTCCGCGACGCTCTGGTACAGGGTCTGGAGCGGGCCGGTGGCGATCTCGACGCAGCCTACAAGTACCTAGACTCGGCCGGATCAAAACTCGACTACCGACGCTATGGCGAAGTCATATTCGATGTACTCATTGCTGGCGGCCTGCTGC TGCCGGGCGGTTCGGTGTCGATGGACGGCGAATCGCCCAAGACCAACACCTGCATCTTCTCCGCCAATGAGGATATGGACACCATGCGAAATTTCGAACAG gtATTCGTGAAACTGATGCGTCGGTACAAGTACTTGGAAAAAATGTTCGAAGAGGAAATGAAAaag GTTCTGGTCTACTTGAAAGGCTTCGATCCCGAACAGCGCATCAAGCTGGCGCGCATGACTGCACTGTGGATCG GTAACGGATGCGTGCCTCCATCCGTGCTGCTGGTCCTGGTGAACGAACATCTGCTGAAGGACAACCTGGCGCTGGACTTCGTGCTGGAAGTGTTCGCGATCATCAAGCAGGAGCGCGGCGTCACCTCGCTCGTCACGGCGCTCAAGAAGGGACAGCTTGAAGGCAG ACTGCTGGAGTTCCTCCCGCTTAATCGCCGCAgcgaggaggctctgggcgctGCTTTCTCTTCTCGCGGACTTGCCGAGCTGCTGCGACTACATCGGGCACAAGCGTCGCAG GAGGCTCGCCGTGAACTGACGGCGTCCCTGCTGGAGCAGCTCGCCGAGGAGAAGGTGATCCGTGACGTCATCACCGACCTGCGAGAGATGGCGCAGAGGCACCACATTCCCGATCACGACGTCGTCACCATC GTGTGGCAGTGCGTGATGTCGCGCGGCGAGTGGAACAAGAAGGAGGAGCTCATCGCCGAGCAGGCGGCCAAGCACCTGCGCCACTACACGCCGCTGCTCGCCGCCTTCGCGCAGTCCGCGCGCGCAGAGCTCGCCCTGCTCACTAAG GTCCAGGAGTACTGCTACGAGAACATGAGCTTCATGCGCGCGTTCAGTAAGCTGGTGGTAATGCTGTACAAGACGAGCGTCCTCTCGGAGGAGGTGATCCTCAAGTGGTACAAAGACACTAGTTCTTCCAAGGGCAAGGTCATGTTCCTTGACCAGATGAAGAAGTTTGTAGACTGGCTCCAGAATGCTGAAGagg AGTCTGAGAgcggagaagaagaagattag
- the LOC101743395 gene encoding large ribosomal subunit protein mL45 isoform X2: MVNTFNFSALRLTPALMCNQQSRTTTTKHHNPKFKKERAQKFLKIDLPDFNEDHTSYPPHKLRQKMKEKGVLPPRPWMERPFYISATGGVFEAYVPPEGDGKASIVSTSRAKQTVELLEKKSKSMMAIRKIKSFDEDYDSKKFISHAQDIYIKAHESLVNNDKRALRLYVTEKAYSEFRHNSHLKTIRWKFLESLEPPRVVHARCTDVISKENIFGQVTVRFHTRQQLAVYDRFGRLIHGSEILAKDVLEYIVFEKHLSNLYGTWRVHEKIIPDWAPPKEPSKLTRVMPDPEPEGPPPDTVAEAPEPPAIEAK; the protein is encoded by the exons atggtgaacacttttaat TTTTCCGCCTTAAGGTTAACCCCTGCATTGATGTGCAATCAGCAATCTCGCACAACCACAACGAAACATCATAACCCGAAGTTTAAAAAGGAACGTGCTCAGAAATTCCTTAAGATAGACCTTCCAGATTTTAATGAAGACCACACGTCTTATCCACCACATAAACTGCGGCAGAAGATGAAGGAGAAGGGTGTTTTGCCACCAAGACCGTGGATGGAGCGTCCATTCTATATATCTGCTACAG GTGGAGTCTTTGAAGCATATGTCCCACCAGAAGGCGACGGTAAAGCCTCTATAGTATCAACTTCACGTGCCAAACAAACAGTAGAGCTTTTAGAAAAGAAATCAAAATCAATGATGGCAATACGTAAGATTAAATCGTTTGATGAAGATTATGACTCCAAAAAATTCATCTCACATGCTCAGGATATTTACATAAAAGCTCACGAAAGCTTGGTGAATAACGATAAGAGAGCATTGAGATTATATGTAACAGAGAAAGCTTATTCTGAGTTTAGACACAACAGTCACTTGAAGACAATCAGATGGAAGTTCCTTGAGTCATTGGAACCTCCGAGGGTGGTACATGCGCGATGCACAGATGTTATCAGTAAAGAGAACATATTTGGGCAG GTGACGGTCCGGTTCCACACGCGCCAGCAGCTGGCCGTGTACGATCGCTTCGGCCGCCTTATCCACGGCAGCGAGATCCTGGCCAAAGACGTCCTGGAGTACATAGTCTTCGAGAAGCACCTCTCCAACCTGTACGGCACTTGGAGAGTGCACGAAAAGATCATCCCGGACTGGGCGCCGCCTAAGGAGCCCTCGAAGCTGACGAGGGTCATGCCCGACCCGGAGCCCGAAGGCCCGCCGCCCGATACAGTAGCAGAAGCGCCCGAGCCGCCGGCCATTGAAGCGAAGTAG